Proteins from a genomic interval of Fusarium oxysporum Fo47 chromosome I, complete sequence:
- a CDS encoding Saccharopine dehydrogenase-domain-containing protein, translated as MIDIVLLGATGYTGRLCASYMAQVLPGNVSWAIAGRNKSKLQVLHRELQLEEPKCTVYALNLASDEAISELVKTSRVVINTIGPYATTCGTAVIRACAENGTDYVDCGEPAWMRDIIAQYDTTACNSGSRIIMTAGWAAVPADLSVYLAALKLQRQFSLPTREVLVCLEDVRGSFSGGSLNSLCSLEPVNIAPFDLSPVPRTEQQVAKNGVLPPPNALDVQIVDELGVLVESTHAQIEKTLVGRSWGLYAGHGPDFPSPEGYGKDFFFSSRMRCSNALSALMFRTSLSLLTNAITKIPPIRYLAARMFPPGTGPSEEARRSHYFKYRTLAIADNKGAEPVPKVEVKFAYGGDPYVFTGVALTQAALVLLQGIIPAHRRGGILTPATLGEEFVARLKQPEAGYQNAIITHVNVPGSLPQCRSRIHPPLPPAHHEQVALSALVTPDPALTPAIAQRPILRCSHRDDSFPRAANPKVQQLGEDASRI; from the exons ATGATCGACATTGTCCTCCTAGGTGCAACGGGCTACACAGGCCGCCTGTGTGCATCATACATGGCACAAGTCCTCCCGGGGAATGTATCGTGGGCCATCGCAGGTCGCAACAAGAGTAAACTCCAAGTCTTACACAGAGAGCTTCAGCTTGAAGAACCAAAAT GCACTGTGTACGCTCTTAACCTCGCCTCCGACGAAGCCATCTCCGAACTCGTCAAGACATCCCGTGTGGTTATAAATACTATTGGTCCTTATGCTACCACATGTGGAACGGCTGTGATCAGAGCCTGCGCTGAGAACGGCACCGATTATGTGGATTG CGGAGAGCCCGCCTGGATGCGAGATATTATCGCCCAGTATGACACGACAGCCTGTAACTCAGGTTCAAGA ATTATCATGACCGCAGGCTGGGCTGCCGTTCCCGCAGATCTATCCGTCTATCTCGCCGCTCTAAAACTTCAACGTCAATTTTCCCTTCCTACTCGTGAAGTCCTGGTCTGTCTTGAAGACGTCCGCGGTTCTTTCAGCGGTGGAAGCCTCAACTCACTGTGTAGCCTCGAACCCGTCAACATCGCCCCTTTTGATCTATCTCCTGTGCCAAGGACTGAACAACAGGTGGCCAAAAACGGGGTTCTCCCGCCCCCCAACGCTCTTGACGTCCAAATTGTTGATGAACTGGGTGTTCTAGTGGAAAGCACCCATGCACAGATTGAAAAGACTCTCGTCGGCCGAAGTTGGGGCTTATACGCTGGTCATGGACCAGACTTCCCGAGCCCAGAAGGCTACGGAAAggatttcttcttctcgtcacGAATGAGATGTTCTAATGCTTTATCAGCATTGATGTTTCGAACAAGCCTCTCCCTTCTCACAAATGCAATCACAAAAATACCTCCTATACGCTACTTGGCCGCCCGAATGTTCCCACCAGGAACAGGTCCCTCTGAGGAAGCGCGTAGAAGCCACTATTTCAAGTATCGCACTCTGGCTATAGCAGACAACAAAGGAGCTGAGCCTGTTCCGAAAGTTGAAGTCAAGTTCGCATATGGTGGTGATCCGTATGTGTTCACAGGCGTGGCCCTGACCCAAGCGGCATTGGTCCTTCTGCAAGGAATTATACCTGCTCACAGACGTGGAGGTATTTTGACACCCGCAACACTGGGTGAGGAGTTTGTAGCGAGGCTAAAGCAGCCAGAGGCAG GGTATCAAAACGCCATAATCACTCACGTCAACGTCCCCGGATCCCTTCCTCAATGCCGTTCTCGAattcatcctcctcttccacctGCTCATCACGAGCAAGTCGCTTTAAGCGCTCTCGTAACGCCGGATCCTGCTCTAACTCCTGCCATAGCTCAACGTCCCATTCTTCGATGTTCTCACCGCGACGACTCTTTCCCCAGGGCGGCCAATCCCAAAGTCCAGCAATTAGGAGAAGACGCTTCACGCATTTGA